CCTCATTTGTTGAGCGTTCTAACGTTCCCTCAACAAATGAGGGGGTTAAATTTTGCCCACAATAATTTTACTCATACATGATACATATGAAGTCCATAAATATAAATTGATCTTCGTTTTGGTGAATAAATAATTTTATTGTCTGTTGATATCAGAAATATAAAAATATTCACAAATTTAGAAGGAGTTTGTCTGAATTTGTGGAATAAAACAATGATGAAAGCGTTTTAATTAGATGGATGTATGTTTCAATAATTATCCAAATATATTGAACTGTATGCATATCTTACATTTGGAGGGAATTGAATGATTGGTATAAGTAAGTATAGTTACCTTCTTCCAACCTTCCGACTCCCATTTCAACAGATGGATGAATTTTTCGGGTCGAAAGGGAGGAAGGGGTGGAAATACGTGGCGTCTTTCGATGAAGACAGTGTAACTCTTGCCACGGAATCCGCAAAACGATTGTTAGGACCGGAAGGAGAAAAAGGGATAGATGCGTTATTTTTTGCATCAACAACCGCTCCTTATAGTGAAGGGCTACACGCGAATATTTTGGTCAAAGCGTTACAGCAATCGCCCCATATCCAAACGGCTGATTTTGCCCATAGCTTAAAGTCTTCCACTGCCGCACTTTATACTGCTTTTCAGATTGTTCGAGGTGAGAATGATAAGAAAGTATTAGTAACCGCTAGTGATTGCCGAGTAGGTAAAATAAATAGTTTAGAAGAAAAAGAGTTCTCCGATGGAGCGGTCTCTTTTTTAATGGAATCTGGAGAAGGGGTAGCGGTCGAACTTTTACATACGTATCAGTTGCAAGACCGGGACTTTTTCCAATGGAGAAAAGGAAATCATGTATATGTTCAACGATGGGAAGAACGTTTTGGCCAATACGTTTCCTCTCAACTTGTCCAACAAGCAGTAGCAGAATTTGAACAACAAACAAACATGTCACTTCACCACGCTAACCACATCATTGTTTCAGCCCCAACATTGAAACTACAGCAGCAACTCGAAAAACAACTTCGTATTCCTAAACAGCAACTTATGTATAAAGAGAATTTAGTTCTTGGTCATTTTGGATCAGCAAATGGTCCATTGTTGTTTTCACTTGCTCTGGAACAAGCGAAAAAAGGAGAAACAATCATTTGGATTCAAGTAGGGGATGGATGTGATATTTTCGCTTTTGAAGTGCATAAAGAAATAACACCTAATGGAATGAATCGTACCGTTTTACAAGATGAACGCTATTTTAAAGAAGTATCTTACGGTCAATTTTTAAAATGGAGAGAGCTTATTTTAGTTGATAAAGGAAGAAGACCTGATGCACCTATTCCCTCTGCACCGGCTTTAAAAAGAAACGAAGAAAAGGTGTATTCATTAGTTGGTTCAAAATGTCAAACCTGTGGA
This region of Bacillus sp. (in: firmicutes) genomic DNA includes:
- a CDS encoding hydroxymethylglutaryl-CoA synthase family protein gives rise to the protein MIGISKYSYLLPTFRLPFQQMDEFFGSKGRKGWKYVASFDEDSVTLATESAKRLLGPEGEKGIDALFFASTTAPYSEGLHANILVKALQQSPHIQTADFAHSLKSSTAALYTAFQIVRGENDKKVLVTASDCRVGKINSLEEKEFSDGAVSFLMESGEGVAVELLHTYQLQDRDFFQWRKGNHVYVQRWEERFGQYVSSQLVQQAVAEFEQQTNMSLHHANHIIVSAPTLKLQQQLEKQLRIPKQQLMYKENLVLGHFGSANGPLLFSLALEQAKKGETIIWIQVGDGCDIFAFEVHKEITPNGMNRTVLQDERYFKEVSYGQFLKWRELILVDKGRRPDAPIPSAPALKRNEEKVYSLVGSKCQTCGQVSYPKQRICSHCFSKDKIEPYSFYGKDGTIRTYTIDYLASSPSQPTVFAVVDIDGGGRMLLQLTDCDPHEVEIGRKVTFTFRRLYEAGGIINYYWKGTLKRGDRVEKIDT